In Glandiceps talaboti chromosome 6, keGlaTala1.1, whole genome shotgun sequence, one DNA window encodes the following:
- the LOC144436530 gene encoding leukotriene-B4 omega-hydroxylase 3-like, giving the protein MIASSVFELFESTTNAGFWFEFSKQWSPRWEVITVIFVFIVMLAIIQLSLTVIKLFKMRWAAEEAFKAFPTVDIYRSPIFGHLELVNVNREETMQIGTDIPQEFPHALPLWLGPFHCVLLCHHPSTVQPILSSTEPKNDFLYGFVKPWLGDGLLISKGKKWMRNRKLLSPGFHFDILRPYIKVFNESTKTMLHKWDSLCQDGSLEMFSNISLMTLDSLLKCIFSQESHCQTQRNTNPYIKSVYELSDLIMERVNNPFYYSDTIYNMTHKGYQWRKALNDVHGHSKKVIKDRRQALRDGRETEIHNKRKYVDFLDILLAAKDEDGKGLTDQEIRDEVDTFMFEGHDTTASAISWCLYNLARHPEYQQKCRDEVDQLLDSKETDEIEWDDLGKIPFLTMCLKESMRLHPIVPFIARQNINPVKFPEQNVTIPPGHLLGISIIGLHHHPEIWDDPMTYDPYRFLPENSRGRPTYAYVPFSAGPRNCIGQHFAMDEMKICLSLVLRKFVLSVDDQTPVRRLFNVVLRAEDGLHINVAPRK; this is encoded by the exons ATGATAGCGAGTTCAGTCTTTGAGTTGTTCGAATCAACAACCAATGCTGGATTTTGGTTTGAGTTTTCCAAACAGTGGAGTCCAAGATGGGAGGTTATCACAGTGATATTCGTGTTTATAGTCATGTTAGCAATCATACAGCTATCACTGACTGTcatcaaattgttcaaaatgagATGGGCTGCTGAGGAAGCATTTAAGGCATTCCCTACCGTCGATATTTACAGAAGTCCCATATTTGGTCATTTGGAATTGGTAA ATGTGAATAGGGAAGAAACTATGCAGATAGGTACTGATATTCCCCAGGAGTTTCCCCATGCATTACCATTGTGGCTTGGTCCATTTCATTGTGTCTTGCTGTGTCACCATCCTTCAACTGTACAGCCAATACTGTCAAGTACAG AACCTAAAAATGACTTCCTGTATGGTTTTGTAAAACCATGGCTTGGAGATGGACTTCTTATCAGTAAAGGCAAGAAGTGGATGAGAAACAGAAAGCTTCTAAGTCCaggatttcattttgatattcttAGACCGTACATCAAAGTTTTCAATGAATCCACCAAAACAATGCTG CATAAATGGGATTCTCTCTGTCAAGATGGAAGTctagaaatgttttcaaatatcaGTTTGATGACTCTGGATAGTTTATTAAAGTGTATATTTAGTCAAGAAAGTCATTGTCAAACTCAACG gaacACCAACCCATATATTAAATCTGTGTATGAATTGTCAGATCTGATCATGGAAAGAGTTAATAACCCGTTCTACTACAGTGATACTATATATAACATGACACATAAGGGATATCAATGGAGGAAGGCTTTGAATGATGTCCATGGTCACTCCAAGAAAGTGATCAAAGACAGAAGACAGGCTTTAAGAGACGGGAGGGAGACTGAAATCCACAATAAAAGGAAATATGTGGATTTCTTGGATATATTGTTAGCTGCAAAG GATGAAGATGGTAAAGGGCTGACAGATCAGGAGATCCGTGATGAAGTAGATACATTTATGTTTGAAGGACATGACACCACGGCTAGTGCCATATCATGGTGTCTGTATAACTTGGCTAGACATCCTGAATATCAACAGAAATGTAGAGATGAGGTTGACCAACTATTAGACAGTAAAGAAACTGATGAAATTGAATG GGATGATTTGGGTAAAATTCCATTCCTGACCATGTGTTTGAAGGAGAGCATGCGACTACATCCCATTGTGCCATTCATTGCAAGACAAAATATCAACCCTGTCAAATTCCCAGAACAAAATGTCACCATACCACCAG GTCACTTGCTTGGTATAAGTATTATAGGACTCCATCATCATCCTGAAATATGGGATGACCCCATGACCTATGATCCATACCGATTTTTGCCAGAGAACTCTAGAGGGCGACCAACATACGCTTATGTACCATTTTCTGCTGGGCCAAG AAACTGTATTGGCCAGCATTTTGCGATGGATGAGATGAAGATCTGTCTGTCATTGGTTCTAAGAAAGTTTGTCCTGTCTGTAGACGATCAGACACCCGTCCGTAGATTGTTTAATGTTGTACTCAGAGCAGAAGATGGACTGCATATCAATGTAGCCCCAAGAAAGTAA